The sequence below is a genomic window from Elusimicrobiales bacterium.
ATCCAGACACCACCGGCATTTACAGCTCGCTCCAGAAAAAGACGATGCTGGTCCCCATGACGGAGGGCACAAACCCGCAGGCCGCCTTCGGCCACCTGATGGGCGGCTACGACGCGGGCTATTACGGCTATCTGTGGGCGCGGGTCATCTCGGCGGATATTTTCTCGGTGTTCAAAAAGCGCGGCATCACCGACCCCGCCACGGGAGAAAGCTACAGAAAGCTGATTCTTTCCACGGGCCGCGTGCCGGACGAGAACAAACAGATAGCCGCCTTCCTGGGCCGGCCTTTCAGAGAGGACGCCTTTATTTCCGCGCTGGGCCTCTCCGGCGGACGCTGACCGCGGCGGCGAAATTGACTTTCCGCGGCGGGGTTTATACCATCTAAATGACCGGAGGTTTGTATGGAATGTAAAAAAGCCCGGAACGCGGCTTCATGCAAATGCACGCACTCTTCCTGCTCCAACCGGGGAATGTGCTGCGACTGCGTGGCCTATCACCGCGAGGCGGGCCAGATACCCGGCTGCTTTTTTGACGAGAAATCCGAGCGGGAACACGACCGCTCCACAGAGTTCTTTATCAAAAGCCGCTCCGCGTAACCCGCTCAGGAGGATTTCATGGAGAAAAAAATCATCGTTTCCGAAGCCATTCCCAAGGCGGTGGGGCCGTATTCCCACGCGATACACGCGGGCGGCACGGTCTACACTTCCGGCGTGCTGCCGCTGGATGCGGTTACCGGCCAGCTGGCCGGCGGCGACATAAAAACCCAGACCGAAAAAGTGATGGAAAACCTAGACAACACGCTTAAGGCCGCCGGCATGGGGCTGGAAAACATAGTCAAAACAACGGTTTTCCTGACCAATCTGACCGATTTTGCCGATATGAACGAGGTTTACGGCAAGGTTTTCAAATCCAATTATCCGGCGCGCACCACCGTGCAGGTCGCCGCCCTTCCCAGGGGCGCGATGGTGGAGATAGAGGCCGTCGCCGTCAAGTGAACGCGCGCCGGGCCGGAATTCTGCTGCCGCTTTTCTCCATGCGCTCGTCCTCGGACTGGGGGACGGGCGACTTTTCCTCGCTGGCGCTGTGGGCGCGGCTGGCCGGGCGGCACGGCGCGAAAATCATACAGATACTGCCGGTGCATGAAATGCCCCCGGAGCAGGAATGCCCCTACACCGCGCTGACCGCCTTCGCGCTGGAGCCTGCATATATAGACGTTTCCTCGGTTGAGGATGTGCTGCAATGCGGCGCCACGCGTAAAATCCTGAATTCCCGCAAGACCAAAGCGGAGCTGCGCGCGCTCAACAAAAGCGCGGCGGTTGATTATGCCCGCGTCAAAACCCTGAAATACAAGATACTATGGGAAGGCTTCCGCCATTTTCAGAACAGCCCGCAGGGGCGCGGCGGCGCGCGCGGCGCGGAATTTGCGGAGTTCAGGCGGCGTTCCGGCTGGTGGCTGGAGGATTACGCGCTTTTCCGCGCGGCAAAGGACGTTTTCGGCTGGTCCTCGTGGACGCAGTGGGAGGACGGCCTTAAAAACCGCGACGAGGCGGCATTGTCCGCCTTCCGGGCAAGGAATTCGGAGCAGATAGAATTTTTTGAATATCTTCAATGGCTGGCGGATTCGCAGTTGCGCGCCGCGCGCCGGGCCTGCTCCGAAGCCGGGGTATTGCTGTTCGGCGACCTGCCTTTCATGGTCAGCCAGGAAAGCGCGGATGTCTGGTCGCATCCCGGGGTTTTTGACATAAATTCCGAAATCGGCGCGCCGCCGGACCAGTTCTCCGCAGAGGGGCAGTTCTGGGGGCTGCCGGCTTACCGCTGGCCGGAAATGGAGGCGGACGATTTCAAATGGTGGCGCGCGCGCATAAGGCGCGCCCGCGAGATTTACGACATTTTCCGGCTGGATCATGTGATAGGCTTTTTCCGCACCTGGGTCGCGCCGAAGGACCGAGCGCAAAAACCGCATTTTGACATTGAGGACGAGGCCGCCCAGCAGCGCCGGGGCGGGCGTTTCCTTACAATGGTGCGGGAGGAGGCCGCGCCCGGATTCCCGGTGGCGGAGGATTTGGGCGTAATCCCCCCGTTCGCGCGCGAAACCATGGCCCGCCTGGACATTCCGGGCTACAAAGTGCTGCGCTGGGAGCGCGGCGCGGACGGCTCTTTCCTGAAGCCGGAATCGTACCCGCCGGTATCGCTGGCGGCCTCCGCCACGCATGACACCGACACACTGCGCCAATGGTGGCAAACCATGCCGCAGGATGAGAAGGCGAAACTTTGGGACATGCTCTCCGGCGGGAAATCCGCCGCGCCTGCGGCATTTTCCGCGGGGGCGCGGAAAAAACTGCTGAAACGGATTTTCGCGGCGGGTTCCGATACCGCGGTGGTGCTGGCGCAGGATGTGTTCGGGCTGGAGGGGCGCATAAACATCCCCGGCACGGTCGGCCCGCATAACTGGACATACCGCTTCCCGAAACCGGCGGAGGAAATGGAATCCTCGGCCAAATTCCGCGCCGGGCTTGAGACTTTCAGCCGGCTGCTCGGGGAAACAGGGAGATGACATGCGCATAGCTGTTTTTATGGCTCTGGCGGCGGCGCTGTGCGGCTGCTCGCTCAACCGCATAGCCGCAAGGCAGACCGGCGATATTATCCGGCGCGGAATGCCCGTCTATCTGGAAGACGGCGACGAGCAGACCGCGCGGGAGACCCTGCTTTCCTCCGTCAAGCTGACGGAGGCCGTGCTGCAAAGCGACCCGCAAAACAGCGGCATTCTGGAAACCCTGGCGCAGGGGTACTGCGGCTACGCCTTTATGTTCGCGGAGGATGCCGACCCGAAGCGGGCCTCGCTGTTTTACAAGCGGGGGGAGGAGTTTTCGCGCCGGATTCTGGCCGCGCGCGGCATAATAGCGCCGGAAGGGGATTTTCTGAAAAAACCGCTGCGCGCGGCGGACGCGCCGGCGGCTTTCTGGAACGGCTTCTGCCGCGCGGGATACGCCCAGCTTAATCTGGACGATACCGACGCCATAGCCGACATCTCCCGCATAGACGCGCTGCTGGACGCGGTATTGGAGGCCGACCCTTCGTATTACTACAACGGCGCGCATGCGCTCAAAGGCGCGCTGCTGGCCGCCAGGCCGCCCATGTTCGGCGGCGACCCGGCGCAGGCGCGCCGGCATTTTGAGGCCGCGCTTTCCGGCCCGGGGGCGGATTTCCTGCCGAACAAATTCGCCTACGCCAAAACATATGCCGTGCGCGTCCAGGACGCGGAACTGTTTGACAGGCTGCTTAAAGAGGTGCTGGACGCATACGACAGGCTGCCGCAGCAGCGGCTGGCCAACACCGTCGCAAAAACCAAAGCCCGGAAATTACTGGAGAAAAAAGATGACCTGTTTTAAGATTGCGCTTATAGCCGCCGCGCTGGCCGTTCCGGCGCAGGCCCAGACCGTCATAAAGTTCGCCACTCTGGCGCCGGAAGGCTCCACCTGGATGAAGGAGATGGGCGGCTTTGCCGCCGACGCGGAAAAAGCCACCGCCGGACGGGTCAAATTCCGCATGTACGCCGGCGGGGTACAGGGCGACGAGAAGGATGTGCTGCGCAAAATCCGGCTGGGCCAGCTTCATGCCGGCGGCTTCACCGGCGTGGGCATAGGCGAGGCCGCGCCGAAGCTGCGCGTCATGGATTCGCCTTTCCTGTTCAAATCGTCCGCGGAAGTTGACTATATCAACAAACTGTATGACGCCGAGTTCCGCAAGTACCTGGAAGACGGCGGTTTTGTGCTGCTTGGCTGGGCGGATGTGGGTTTTGTCCACATGTTCACAAACGAGCCGGTGCGCGCGCCCGAGGACCTTAAAAAAACAAAGATGTGGATATGGGAGGGCGACCCCATCGCCGCCGCCGCGTTCAAGGCGATGAATGTGTCCCCCGTGCCGCTTTCAATCACCGATGTTATGACCTCGCTGCAGACCGGGCTGATAAACGGGGTTTACGGCTCACCGCTTTCGGTGGTGGCGCTGCAATGGTTCCTGCGGGTGAAATACATGTTCGCCCTGCCGATAGCCAATGCCGCCGGCGCGGTGCTGGTGTCCAAAAAGGCTTTTGACCGGCTTTCGCCGGAGGACAAAAAAACGCTGCTGGAGCTGGGCGCGCGGCATTTCGCCCAGCTGACGGAGCAGAGCAGGCGCGACAACAAATCCGCCGAGGCTACCCTGAAAAAGCAGAAAATCGCCATAACCGAGCCCGCCGGACCCGAAGTTGTCGCCCGGTTTGAGGCGATGGGGCTGGAGGCCAGGAAATCGCTGGCCGGCAGGCTCTATCCGGCGGAGCTGCTGGAGCGCATAGAGAAATCCCTGGCCGAGCGGCGCAAACCCGCCGCGAAATAATAGACTCATTCTCCGCACTTTGACAGGCGGCGAATAGCGGGGCGGCAAATTTGTAGAATGCAATTGCCGCAGGGCTTTGTGCCGCGCATTCGCGGCGGGACAAACCCGCGCCGGCTCCTTTCAGGAGGCACTTTATGACAACCGTGAACAAGACTGCGGACCGCCTTTCTTTTCTGGACGAGGAGATTAAAAACCTCAAAGAGCAGGGGCGTTTCATAACGCTCAACGAGCTTGCGTCCCCGCAGGACGCCGTGGCCGAAATAAACGGGCGGCGGGTGGTGAATCTGACTTCCAACAATTATCTCTGCCTCGCCAACCACCCTAAAATAAAAGCCGCCGCCATAGCCGCCATAGAGCGCTGGGGCGCGGGAACAGCCGCAGTGCGCACCATCATCGGCACCATGGGCATTCACACCGAGCTGGAAAAACGTTTCGCCGAGTTCAAGGGGACGGAGGCCGCGCTGCTTTTGCAATCGGGTTTCACAACCAATGTGGCCGTCTGCCAGAGCCTGATGACAAGCGAGCGGGACCTGCTGATTTCCGACGAGCTTAACCACGCCTCCATCATAGACGGCGCGCGGCTGGCCAAATCGCCGCGCAAAATCTATCCGCACAAGGACATGAACGCGCTGCAACAGATATTGGAATCCCCCGAATCGCGCGCGGCGCGGCGCAGGCTGGTGGTTACAGACGGCGTCTTCAGCATGGACGGCGACATCGCCCCCCTGCCGGAGATAACCGCCCTCTGCGAAAAATACGACGCCGTCCTTATGGTGGACGACGCGCACGCCAGCGGCGTCCTGGGCAAGCAGGGGCGCGGCACCGTCAGCCATTTCGGGCTTGAGGGCAGAGTGGACATACAAATCGGCACGCTCTCCAAGGCTTTTGCCGCCGTGGGCGGCTATGCGGCGTCCACAAACCGGCTGCGCGATTACATGGTGTCCACGGCAAGGCCGTTTCTGTTTTCCAGTTCCCATCCGCCGTCGGTGGCGGCCACCTGCATCGCCGGGCTGGATATTCTCTACAGCGAGCCGCAATTGCTGGCGCGGCTGTGGGATAACACGCGGTTTTTCAAGGAAGAGCTTAAAAAAGCCGGCTTTGACACCGGCAAAAGCGAAACGCCCATAGTCCCCGTCATGGCCGGAGGCACGGACAAGGCCAAAACCCTCAGCAAAAAAATTTTTGAAAACGGAGTTTTCGCGCTGGCCATAGGGTTTCCGACAGTGCCTAAAGGCAAGGAACGGCTGCGCAACATCGTTACCGCCGGGCATACTCAGGCGGATCTGGAAAAAGCCGTCGCCGCCTATAAAAAAGCCGGCAAGGAACTGGGAATCATTTGAAAAAACTGCTTCCCGCCGCCGCGCTTGTTCTGGCAGGCTGCGCCAAACCGCCGGCGCGCAACGATATTTCCTGCGCCGCGACCATATTCCCCGTATACTCCGTCATGAAGGCGGTGGGCGGGGACAGGGTGTCGGCATTTCTGCTTGTCCCGCCCGGCTCCGACGCGCACGAGTATGAGCCCCGCCCGCAGGACGTGGTCAGAATGGCCTCCTCCCGCATTTTCGCCTGCGCCGGCAATGTGATGGAGCCGTGGGCCGGCAAATTCGCCGCCGCCGTGGGCGGCTCCGAGATGACATTTGCGGATTTGAGCGCGGGGGTTAAATTTATTAATTCCGGCGCCGGCCCGGACCCGCATTACTGGCTGGATTTAGGCAATGCCGCCGTGATGGCGCAAAACGCCGCCGCCGTGCTGGAACGCGCCGCGCCGCAGAACCGCGATTATTACAGGGAAAACCTGTCCCGGTTCCGCAGCCGCCTCTCGGAACTGGACGCGGAGTATAAAACGGCGC
It includes:
- a CDS encoding DUF6485 family protein gives rise to the protein MECKKARNAASCKCTHSSCSNRGMCCDCVAYHREAGQIPGCFFDEKSEREHDRSTEFFIKSRSA
- a CDS encoding RidA family protein, with the protein product MEKKIIVSEAIPKAVGPYSHAIHAGGTVYTSGVLPLDAVTGQLAGGDIKTQTEKVMENLDNTLKAAGMGLENIVKTTVFLTNLTDFADMNEVYGKVFKSNYPARTTVQVAALPRGAMVEIEAVAVK
- the malQ gene encoding 4-alpha-glucanotransferase, encoding MNARRAGILLPLFSMRSSSDWGTGDFSSLALWARLAGRHGAKIIQILPVHEMPPEQECPYTALTAFALEPAYIDVSSVEDVLQCGATRKILNSRKTKAELRALNKSAAVDYARVKTLKYKILWEGFRHFQNSPQGRGGARGAEFAEFRRRSGWWLEDYALFRAAKDVFGWSSWTQWEDGLKNRDEAALSAFRARNSEQIEFFEYLQWLADSQLRAARRACSEAGVLLFGDLPFMVSQESADVWSHPGVFDINSEIGAPPDQFSAEGQFWGLPAYRWPEMEADDFKWWRARIRRAREIYDIFRLDHVIGFFRTWVAPKDRAQKPHFDIEDEAAQQRRGGRFLTMVREEAAPGFPVAEDLGVIPPFARETMARLDIPGYKVLRWERGADGSFLKPESYPPVSLAASATHDTDTLRQWWQTMPQDEKAKLWDMLSGGKSAAPAAFSAGARKKLLKRIFAAGSDTAVVLAQDVFGLEGRINIPGTVGPHNWTYRFPKPAEEMESSAKFRAGLETFSRLLGETGR
- a CDS encoding TRAP transporter TatT component family protein translates to MRIAVFMALAAALCGCSLNRIAARQTGDIIRRGMPVYLEDGDEQTARETLLSSVKLTEAVLQSDPQNSGILETLAQGYCGYAFMFAEDADPKRASLFYKRGEEFSRRILAARGIIAPEGDFLKKPLRAADAPAAFWNGFCRAGYAQLNLDDTDAIADISRIDALLDAVLEADPSYYYNGAHALKGALLAARPPMFGGDPAQARRHFEAALSGPGADFLPNKFAYAKTYAVRVQDAELFDRLLKEVLDAYDRLPQQRLANTVAKTKARKLLEKKDDLF
- the dctP gene encoding TRAP transporter substrate-binding protein DctP translates to MTCFKIALIAAALAVPAQAQTVIKFATLAPEGSTWMKEMGGFAADAEKATAGRVKFRMYAGGVQGDEKDVLRKIRLGQLHAGGFTGVGIGEAAPKLRVMDSPFLFKSSAEVDYINKLYDAEFRKYLEDGGFVLLGWADVGFVHMFTNEPVRAPEDLKKTKMWIWEGDPIAAAAFKAMNVSPVPLSITDVMTSLQTGLINGVYGSPLSVVALQWFLRVKYMFALPIANAAGAVLVSKKAFDRLSPEDKKTLLELGARHFAQLTEQSRRDNKSAEATLKKQKIAITEPAGPEVVARFEAMGLEARKSLAGRLYPAELLERIEKSLAERRKPAAK
- a CDS encoding glycine C-acetyltransferase; its protein translation is MTTVNKTADRLSFLDEEIKNLKEQGRFITLNELASPQDAVAEINGRRVVNLTSNNYLCLANHPKIKAAAIAAIERWGAGTAAVRTIIGTMGIHTELEKRFAEFKGTEAALLLQSGFTTNVAVCQSLMTSERDLLISDELNHASIIDGARLAKSPRKIYPHKDMNALQQILESPESRAARRRLVVTDGVFSMDGDIAPLPEITALCEKYDAVLMVDDAHASGVLGKQGRGTVSHFGLEGRVDIQIGTLSKAFAAVGGYAASTNRLRDYMVSTARPFLFSSSHPPSVAATCIAGLDILYSEPQLLARLWDNTRFFKEELKKAGFDTGKSETPIVPVMAGGTDKAKTLSKKIFENGVFALAIGFPTVPKGKERLRNIVTAGHTQADLEKAVAAYKKAGKELGII
- a CDS encoding zinc ABC transporter substrate-binding protein gives rise to the protein MKKLLPAAALVLAGCAKPPARNDISCAATIFPVYSVMKAVGGDRVSAFLLVPPGSDAHEYEPRPQDVVRMASSRIFACAGNVMEPWAGKFAAAVGGSEMTFADLSAGVKFINSGAGPDPHYWLDLGNAAVMAQNAAAVLERAAPQNRDYYRENLSRFRSRLSELDAEYKTALSSCKYRTIIYAGHASFGYLAARYGLGYYALGGSEPGAEPPAARMSALAAAAKGAGMKAVFYEELSAAAPARTIAKEAGADIIPLNPLHEITPAQYAGGADYLSLMEGNLKNLAQGLECK